The Humulus lupulus chromosome 4, drHumLupu1.1, whole genome shotgun sequence genome has a window encoding:
- the LOC133832528 gene encoding endochitinase A1-like, whose amino-acid sequence MKTRGHGSSSKCMKSQQETLPESVPTATPSVPASIPAVSPTPGRRSKTTARKKVLALSGPISSSVFGASSKGVTFPNLDAEQIPASTVSLASSEGQIKAKPALGTSQSKSISTEDVSVPFDHDSESSLSPDVLTPKAWGKRKSKVVGSKKGKKAKVAKSKGTSSISDSSPLSRFKLKAKINLPPCTSSEEVSPESEDSQPELDPSLTEPNPEVPLDDLAEETDSEEDPSEASPVASDPKGTTPLAFPELSSKLAKQKGAPARNSDQSSFMFHKVYVRGNWYNFSTSEISKALNLVPVEIDDSIEFAKDQVLSELVGQAMVWEPSTSLRVTDLTHFYGAIFKFAMFNWMPTTHSSTITQDMAFLLFKIGTRVAIDLGAVIFDQIMSLSGAKHDHAPSTAQKVKGINLASRASGNFVTGTPAVPTDLGAVHTGITSLSVRFSLMEETQRQILASLATLNASSSPAP is encoded by the exons atgaagactcgaggCCATGGTTCATCTTCCAAGTGTATGAAATCTCAGCAGGAGACACTTCCTGAATCTGTTCCCACTGCCACTCCTTCGGTCCCAGCATCAATCCCTGCTGTCTCTCCTACTCCAGGCCGTCGTTctaaaaccacagcaagaaagaaggttcttgctctttcggGTCCAATAAGTTCGTCTGTTTTTGGTGCTTCTAGCAAAGGAGTTACGTTCCCGAATTTGGATGCTGAGCAAATTCCAGCATCGACGGTTTCACTCGCCTCTTCCGAAGGTCAAATAAAAGCCAAACCGGCCTTGGGAACTAGTCAGTCCAAATCAATTTCCACTGAAGATGTGTCTGTTCCATTTGATCATGACTCTGAATCCTCACTATCACCTGATGTGTTGACACCCAAGGCATGGGGCAAACGTAAGTCCAAAGTTGTTGGGTCGAAGAAAGGGAAAAAGGCCAAAGTGGCTAAATCTaaaggtaccagctccatctctgattcatctcctttatctcgTTTTAAATTAAAGGCCAAAATCAATCTTCCCCCATGCACCTCATCGGAGGAAGTCTCTCCCGAGTCGGAAGACTCTCAGCCTGAGTTGGACCCTTCTTTGACCGAGCCCAATCCTGAAGTTCCTCTTGATGATTTGGCTGAGGAAACTGACTCTGAAGAAGACCCATCTGAAGCCTCTCCAGTTGCATCGGACCCAAAAGGCACCACTCCATTGGCATTTCCTGAATTGTCGTCCAAACTTGCGAAGCAAAAAGGTGCTCCTGCTCGTAactcag ACCAATCTTCTTTCATGTTCCATAAAGTATATGTTAGGGGTAATTGGTATAACTTTAGCACGTCCGAAATTTCTAAGGCTCTCAATCTCGTCCCTgtggagattgatgattctattgaatTTGCAAAGGACCAAGTTTTGTCTGAACTGGTTGGTcaggctatggtgtgggaaccaagcaCCTCTCTTCGAGTCACCGATCTCACTCATTTCTATGGTGCTATTTTCAAATTTgctatgtttaattggatgcctaccactcattccTCCACCATCACACAAGATATGGCCTTCCTGTTGTTCAAAATTGGTACTAGAGTCGCCATAGATCTTGGAGCTGTTATTTTTGACCAAATCATGTCTCTAAGTGGTGCCAAAC ATGATCATGCTCCGTCCACTGCTCAAAAAGTCAAAGGAATTAATCTGGCTAGTCGTGCTTCTGGAAATTTTGTGACTGGCACTCCTGCTGTCCCAACTGATCTTGGTGCTGTCCACACAGGAATTACCAGTCTTTCTGTCCGGTTCTCTCTCATGGAGGAaactcagcgccaaattcttgcttcatTGGCCACTCTTAATGCATCCAGCTCTCCTGCCCCATGA